Proteins encoded within one genomic window of Mesobacillus subterraneus:
- a CDS encoding UvrD-helicase domain-containing protein yields MKTAMYNQQIISLEHYNRADFQKLYDDGKRGMLTCSVCGSPVRLYLGIKDTPHFYHHLTAKGDCSEQNEFSPSVQPSGEGEYIERNGFRIPKARSITAEADREEKFIFPREVKIPSPFNPHPPAKPGLKLNYLKQLKEAGIHFDGNQEKAVVLTEGPLLILAGAGSGKTRVLTARTAFMMEEKKIDPGSIMLVTFTAKAAAEMKKRIALYPGMSPAKVNQLIAGTFHSIFYRILCFHEREKWSSDKLLKKEWQREQILKEAGRKLQLDEKEFAYDLALQQIGLWKNTMIMPHEVKPDSPWEEKVALLYKDYESAKDRQRLFDFDDMLLGCYKLFKEKPEILVNYQNRFNYFLIDEFQDINKVQYELMRMLSEKNGNVCAVGDDDQSIYSFRGSDPAYLFNFKTDFKHTKTIILNQNYRSPHEIVETANTLISANLTRHEKEMSAQFSGERPPVILHPFDEEEEATMILTDIKERIQQGKRPGDFAILFRTNAASRAVFERLANSSLPFRLDQDIESFYERFIVKGMLSFLRLSMNPDDSEAIKNILPSLFLKQTIFRDLQANSILNDCSMLEALTHVKTGFAFQEQKLKKLIPIVRSLASLSPIAAIDTVEKDLGYQDFIKKRGNEGNQLEKGSDDIRDLKVAARNFKTIGEFIEHADHMTAMNAEIKRSSRKLTDAITLSTIHRAKGLEYGIVYIIGTVDGSIPHDYALDAYRNGDLQPLEEERRLLYVAVTRAEKNLFISVPQRRRGRKANPSRFLSNIK; encoded by the coding sequence ATGAAAACAGCCATGTATAATCAACAGATAATAAGCCTCGAACATTATAATCGTGCGGATTTTCAAAAGCTTTATGATGACGGAAAAAGAGGGATGCTTACTTGCAGTGTATGCGGCAGTCCTGTCCGCCTTTACCTCGGCATAAAGGACACGCCCCATTTCTATCATCACCTCACCGCAAAAGGAGATTGCAGTGAGCAAAATGAATTCTCCCCTTCCGTTCAACCTTCCGGGGAAGGTGAATATATCGAACGAAATGGTTTCCGGATCCCGAAGGCCCGTTCCATTACGGCTGAAGCAGATAGAGAGGAAAAATTCATATTCCCGCGGGAAGTAAAGATTCCTTCACCTTTTAATCCTCATCCACCGGCTAAGCCTGGGCTTAAGTTGAATTATTTAAAACAGCTTAAAGAAGCCGGCATCCATTTTGATGGCAACCAGGAGAAGGCTGTAGTTTTAACAGAAGGGCCATTGTTGATTTTAGCGGGTGCCGGGAGTGGAAAGACGAGAGTGCTGACAGCGAGAACCGCGTTCATGATGGAAGAAAAGAAAATCGATCCAGGTTCTATCATGCTTGTTACCTTTACAGCAAAGGCTGCCGCTGAAATGAAGAAACGGATTGCCCTTTACCCGGGAATGTCCCCAGCTAAGGTTAACCAGCTGATTGCTGGCACCTTCCATAGTATTTTCTATCGAATCCTTTGTTTTCATGAACGTGAAAAATGGTCTTCTGACAAGCTGCTGAAGAAAGAATGGCAGCGGGAACAGATTTTAAAGGAGGCTGGACGAAAGCTCCAGCTGGATGAAAAAGAGTTTGCCTATGACCTGGCACTTCAGCAAATCGGTTTATGGAAAAACACGATGATCATGCCACACGAAGTTAAGCCAGATTCCCCATGGGAAGAAAAGGTGGCTTTGCTGTATAAAGACTATGAATCTGCTAAAGACAGGCAAAGACTATTCGACTTTGATGACATGCTTCTCGGCTGTTATAAGCTTTTTAAGGAAAAACCTGAAATACTGGTAAACTATCAAAATCGTTTTAACTATTTTTTAATAGATGAGTTCCAGGATATTAATAAAGTTCAATATGAACTTATGAGAATGCTCTCTGAAAAGAATGGAAATGTTTGCGCTGTCGGCGATGACGACCAGTCAATCTATTCCTTCCGAGGCAGTGACCCTGCCTACCTGTTTAACTTTAAGACAGATTTTAAACATACGAAAACAATCATTCTAAACCAAAATTACCGTTCGCCTCATGAGATTGTCGAGACAGCGAACACATTAATTTCTGCCAATCTCACCCGTCATGAAAAGGAAATGAGCGCTCAATTTTCCGGTGAACGTCCGCCGGTAATCCTCCATCCCTTCGATGAAGAAGAAGAAGCAACGATGATTCTGACAGATATAAAAGAACGGATCCAACAAGGAAAACGTCCCGGTGATTTTGCCATCCTGTTCCGGACGAATGCAGCCAGTCGTGCAGTATTCGAGAGGCTGGCAAACTCAAGCTTGCCCTTCCGTCTTGATCAGGATATCGAATCCTTCTACGAGCGTTTCATCGTCAAAGGAATGCTGTCTTTCCTGAGGCTGAGCATGAATCCTGACGACTCAGAGGCTATCAAAAACATTCTGCCATCACTATTTTTAAAGCAGACGATTTTCCGGGATTTACAGGCGAATAGCATCCTGAACGATTGTTCCATGCTTGAAGCACTTACCCATGTGAAAACGGGCTTTGCCTTCCAAGAGCAAAAGCTGAAAAAGCTCATACCGATTGTACGCTCTCTGGCTTCCCTGTCACCGATAGCGGCAATTGATACCGTCGAAAAGGATCTTGGATATCAAGACTTTATCAAAAAGCGCGGAAATGAAGGAAACCAGCTTGAAAAGGGATCAGACGACATCCGGGATTTAAAAGTAGCAGCACGCAATTTTAAAACCATCGGAGAATTCATCGAGCATGCTGACCATATGACAGCCATGAACGCTGAAATCAAACGGAGCAGCAGGAAACTGACTGATGCCATCACATTAAGCACCATTCATCGAGCCAAAGGGTTAGAATATGGAATTGTCTATATAATTGGTACCGTCGACGGAAGCATCCCTCATGATTACGCTTTGGATGCCTATCGCAATGGAGACCTCCAGCCTCTCGAAGAAGAACGCCGGCTTCTATATGTGGCGGTAACAAGGGCAGAAAAGAACTTATTCATTTCCGTTCCACAAAGAAGGCGTGGAAGAAAAGCTAATCCATCCCGTTTTTTATCCAATATAAAATAA
- a CDS encoding GNAT family N-acetyltransferase, whose amino-acid sequence MEVKIVNNDQELADAFEVRKSVFIHEQNVPEEEELDQFESDSVHFVLYDNNLKAAGAGRFRVLDGIGKVERICVLKENRKTGAGVAVMNKIEEYAKSQGISTLKLNAQTHAIPFYSRLGYVTVSEEFMDAGIPHKTMKKSI is encoded by the coding sequence GTGGAAGTGAAAATTGTAAACAACGATCAAGAATTAGCAGATGCATTCGAAGTACGTAAGTCAGTATTCATTCATGAACAAAATGTACCGGAAGAAGAAGAACTAGATCAATTCGAATCGGATTCTGTTCATTTTGTATTATATGATAATAACCTCAAAGCAGCTGGTGCAGGGAGATTCCGTGTACTGGATGGAATCGGCAAGGTAGAACGGATTTGTGTTTTAAAGGAGAACCGCAAAACAGGTGCTGGAGTTGCGGTCATGAATAAAATCGAGGAATATGCCAAGTCACAAGGCATCTCAACCTTGAAATTGAACGCACAAACACATGCCATCCCCTTTTACTCCAGGCTAGGATATGTAACGGTATCAGAAGAATTCATGGATGCTGGTATCCCACATAAAACGATGAAAAAATCCATTTAA
- a CDS encoding alpha/beta hydrolase yields the protein MDFPMGKIEEIKLQSKELGEEVLMLVYLPANYSPLYKYSLLIAQDGRDYFQLGRIGRIADELLGKKEIENVIIVGIPYASVEDRRRKYHPNGEQHQAYIRFLAHELVPYLDEQYPTYQMGMGRALIGDSLAATVSLLAALQYPHTFGKVLLQSPYVNEDVFTAVKDFRQPELLQIYHTVGEQETVVKTTSSNSKDFLTPNRELSRIFKERGYGYFYNEFEGNHTWTHWQPDLKRAFRHVFS from the coding sequence ATGGATTTTCCAATGGGCAAAATAGAAGAAATCAAACTTCAAAGCAAGGAACTCGGGGAAGAAGTGCTTATGCTGGTATACTTGCCTGCCAACTATTCTCCCTTATATAAATATTCATTACTTATCGCACAGGATGGGCGGGACTATTTCCAACTCGGCAGGATTGGAAGGATTGCTGATGAGCTCCTTGGCAAAAAGGAAATTGAAAACGTCATCATCGTGGGAATACCATATGCATCCGTCGAGGATAGACGGCGAAAGTACCATCCAAATGGAGAACAGCACCAAGCCTATATTCGTTTTCTGGCTCATGAGCTTGTTCCTTATTTAGATGAACAATATCCTACCTACCAAATGGGCATGGGCCGTGCATTGATTGGTGATTCACTCGCAGCTACAGTTTCCTTGCTTGCCGCGCTCCAGTATCCGCACACATTTGGAAAAGTGCTTCTTCAATCACCTTATGTTAACGAGGATGTTTTCACGGCTGTGAAAGACTTCCGGCAACCTGAATTGCTCCAAATTTATCATACGGTTGGCGAGCAAGAAACAGTCGTAAAAACGACTTCTTCTAATAGCAAGGACTTTTTAACGCCGAACAGGGAGCTGTCGAGGATTTTTAAGGAACGGGGATATGGCTATTTTTACAATGAGTTCGAGGGAAATCATACATGGACCCATTGGCAGCCAGACCTCAAGCGGGCATTTAGACATGTGTTTTCCTAA
- a CDS encoding YjcG family protein, with amino-acid sequence MKFGIVIFPSKKIQDFANSMRRRYDPHYALIPPHVTLKSSFEATEEEIKEIANKLDSIARNFRPVNIKVTKIGSFKPVNNVIYLKIESPEDLENLHNELNATFDGNQEYNFVPHITIGQKMSDDEHSDVYGSLRMTKVQFEDTADRIHLLYQLDNGSWTVYETFRLGKE; translated from the coding sequence ATGAAATTCGGTATTGTCATTTTTCCATCGAAGAAAATCCAGGATTTTGCAAATTCAATGAGACGTCGTTACGATCCGCACTATGCGTTAATCCCGCCTCACGTAACTTTAAAGTCCTCCTTTGAAGCAACGGAGGAAGAAATCAAGGAAATCGCGAATAAACTCGATTCAATCGCCAGGAATTTCAGACCAGTCAACATCAAGGTCACTAAGATTGGTTCCTTTAAGCCCGTTAACAATGTAATCTACTTAAAGATTGAATCACCTGAAGACTTGGAAAATCTTCATAATGAACTAAATGCAACCTTTGACGGTAATCAAGAGTATAACTTTGTACCTCATATCACTATCGGGCAGAAAATGTCTGACGATGAACATTCCGACGTTTATGGTTCATTGAGAATGACAAAAGTGCAATTTGAGGATACCGCCGACAGAATCCACCTATTATACCAGTTGGATAATGGATCGTGGACGGTATATGAAACATTCAGGCTCGGAAAGGAATAA